From a region of the Primulina eburnea isolate SZY01 chromosome 7, ASM2296580v1, whole genome shotgun sequence genome:
- the LOC140837322 gene encoding protein SET DOMAIN GROUP 41-like, which translates to MEMSAVEDIAMGGDLTPPMPPLAFALHDSALNSHCSACFYPLPATPFPPLLGDLPRKPAHVLNGRPAVLYCSSRCSSLDSPLHFSSAEAQLLYLFLRSPLAAWSGSSDLRLSLRLLHTFQKFNIFPRKGSFFPVDRRMEIGEKKDDPLEENKNFEVPDENLENEAEQCGVMEISGHKDGLFERIAGLMTNRERLIFREVKNDPFPESGAESMMERIREGTKAIAAAIMMCAGEQMCVKSPHEYAVEEMVLCLVLTNAVEVQDRRGNSIGIAVYGTPFSWINHSCSPNAYYRFTAASGEKYCTCLRISPAVTDNGCGNVMEDGVTLGGGVGYGPRVIVRSIKAIERGEEVTIAYTDLLQPKEMRQEDLRLKYLFICCCKRCSVPHSTYVDRALQMVSATNLYSTNMISDHELYKDEEIKKLSEAFDEAILDYLSFSDPKLCCEKLEILLMYGLKEEENLKRKEEKLHRKPKLHLFHHLSIKAYTTLVSAYKVRANDLLSVDSNAYEQELQAFGMFKTSAAYSLLLTGVSHHLFMFESSLVASVANFWTAAGESLLSLSGLSWWDSSLKSEPVKLDVPPLLSMKCIDCSLSGIFEPNSKNGQDQTIWFQETKMLLLNCIANLTSSVWSTLGSESSFLKLIPNPIEFSWLESVGHLKVSHLESHIFEERDDKFRSSLILLSIHCLRYGALLSSISHGFASSDNICIIEEFWPSQRTPVNYEVVKLV; encoded by the exons ATGGAAATGAGCGCAGTTGAAGACATAGCCATGGGCGGAGACCTCACTCCGCCGATGCCTCCACTGGCTTTCGCCCTTCACGACTCCGCCCTCAATTCCCACTGCTCCGCCTGCTTCTACCCTCTTCCGGCGACCCCATTTCCGCCTCTTCTTGGGGACTTGCCCCGGAAACCTGCCCATGTCCTCAATGGAAGACCCGCAGTCCTCTACTGCTCCTCTCGCTGCTCTTCCCTCGACTCTCCGCTACACTTCTCCTCCGCGGAAGCTCAACTCCTGTATCTATTCCTTCGTTCACCTTTGGCCGCGTGGAGCGGCTCCTCGGATCTCCGTCTCTCCCTCCGTCTCCTTCACACTTTccaaaaattcaatatttttccTCGGAAGGGTAGTTTTTTCCCAGTTGATCGTAGAATGGAGATTGGAGAGAAGAAGGACGACCCATTGGAGGAAAACAAGAATTTTGAAGTGCCAGATGAAAATCTGGAGAATGAAGCCGAACAATGTGGAGTTATGGAGATTTCTGGTCACAAAGACGGCCTTTTTGAGAGAATTGCGGGTTTGATGACCAACCGAGAAAGACTGATTTTTCGGGAAGTTAAGAATGACCCGTTTCCAGAAAGTGGAGCAGAATCTATGATGGAGAGGATAAGAGAGGGGACAAAGGCGATTGCAGCAGCAATAATGATGTGCGCAGGTGAGCAAATGTGTGTAAAGAGCCCTCATGAGTATGCTGTGGAGGAGATGGTGCTGTGCTTGGTCCTGACTAATGCTGTGGAGGTGCAGGATAGGAGGGGCAACAGCATTGGGATTGCGGTTTATGGAACCCCATTTTCTTGGATTAATCACAGTTGTTCTCCCAATGCTTATTACCGGTTTACGGCGGCGTCAGGAGAGAAATATTGCACGTGTTTGAGGATTTCTCCTGCTGTTACTGATAATGGATGTGGCAATGTAATGGAAGATGGTGTAACATTAGGAG GAGGAGTGGGGTATGGACCAAGAGTAATAGTTAGAAGTATAAAGGCTATTGAGAGAGGGGAAGAGGTGACAATTGCATACACGGATCTGTTGCAGCCTAAG GAGATGAGACAAGAAGACTTAAGGCTCAAGTACCTATTCATTTGCTGCTGTAAGCGCTGCAGTGTGCCACATTCAACTTATGTGGACCGTGCTCTACAA ATGGTTTCTGCCACGAATCTTTATAGTACCAACATGATTTCTGATCACGAATTGTACAAAGATGAGGAGATCAAGAAACTCAGCGAAGCTTTTGATGAAGCCATCTTAGACTATTTATCATTCAGCGATCCTAAACTATGTTGTGAGAAGCTTGAAATCTTACTCATGTATGGCCTCAAAGAGGAAGAGAATCTAAAACGGAAGGAAGAAAAATTACATCGGAAGCCAAAATTGCATCTGTTTCATCATCTTTCAATAAAAGCTTACACCACCCTGGTGTCTGCATATAAAGTCCGTGCAAATGACTTGTTATCTGTTGATTCCAATGCATATGAACAAGAACTTCAAGCTTTCGGTATGTTCAAAACTAGTGCTGCATATTCCCTGTTACTCACTGGAGTGTCGCATCATCTTTTCATGTTTGAATCTAGTCTCGTGGCATCTGTTGCGAATTTCTGGACTGCGGCTGGGGAATCGTTACTGAGTCTCAGTGGCCTTTCATGGTGGGATTCATCCCTGAAATCCGAACCTGTTAAATTGGACGTTCCACCCCTTTTAAGCATGAAGTGCATTGATTGTTCTCTTTCTGGTATTTTTGAACCGAACTCCAAGAACGGCCAAGACCAGACCATATGGTTTCAGGAAACAAAAATGCTGCTATTGAACTGCATTGCCAACTTAACATCAAGTGTCTGGAGCACGCTTGGTTCCGAAAGTAGTTTCTTGAAATTGATACCAAATCCAATTGAATTTAGTTGGCTCGAATCTGTAGGACATTTGAAGGTTTCTCATTT